In Leucobacter insecticola, one DNA window encodes the following:
- a CDS encoding sensor histidine kinase produces MTRLAPLAAARHVELRLTYYADNAPISVQVSHVALSRLFLAVLDNAIEHTGDATTVAIDVLVHPQHVEARVVDSGPGIAAADIERIFERFARGPETGRRRGYGLGLFLARNIAERGGGSLSVERTSAAGSVFLLQLPRVTQPATSSDRNPFQPRQ; encoded by the coding sequence GTGACAAGACTCGCCCCGCTCGCTGCGGCACGGCACGTCGAACTTCGCCTGACCTATTACGCGGACAACGCCCCCATCTCCGTCCAGGTCAGCCATGTTGCGCTCTCGAGACTTTTTCTCGCGGTCCTCGACAACGCGATCGAGCACACCGGTGATGCCACCACCGTGGCAATAGATGTGCTCGTTCATCCGCAACACGTCGAGGCCCGGGTCGTTGACAGCGGGCCGGGGATCGCCGCGGCAGACATCGAACGCATCTTTGAACGCTTCGCGCGCGGCCCCGAGACGGGACGGCGGCGTGGCTACGGGCTTGGGCTCTTCCTTGCACGCAACATCGCTGAACGCGGTGGCGGCAGCCTCAGCGTTGAGCGAACCTCGGCGGCCGGTTCCGTGTTCCTCCTGCAACTCCCCCGCGTCACGCAGCCGGCCACGTCATCCGATAGGAATCCGTTTCAGCCCCGGCAGTGA
- a CDS encoding sensor histidine kinase, translating into MDRKRVNTSARIIGLWVGISSAVVIAAGVGALVAIILSHSRGDSDSHDDHDDHRFDRVVVDVDDVVSWILVFGIVAVVSLSLIAWATARRAVRPLAEALSAQRAFVADASHELRTPLTALDSRVQILERRLARGEPISDVVSELRRDSDGMAEILADLLLEAQLGAQHAAMPPTDLRAPSKKP; encoded by the coding sequence GTGGATCGCAAACGAGTGAACACCTCTGCCCGCATCATCGGCTTGTGGGTCGGGATCAGTTCGGCTGTCGTCATCGCTGCGGGAGTGGGCGCGCTTGTCGCAATTATTCTGAGCCATTCTCGTGGTGACTCAGACTCGCACGACGACCACGATGACCACCGCTTCGACCGGGTCGTCGTTGACGTTGACGACGTCGTGTCTTGGATCCTGGTCTTCGGTATCGTCGCGGTTGTCTCCCTCAGCCTGATTGCCTGGGCGACAGCGAGGCGAGCAGTTCGACCGCTTGCAGAAGCTCTGAGCGCACAGCGCGCATTCGTCGCAGACGCGAGCCACGAACTCCGCACCCCGCTCACCGCGCTTGACAGCCGCGTACAAATTCTCGAACGTCGCCTCGCCCGCGGTGAACCCATAAGCGACGTGGTCTCAGAGCTCAGACGCGATTCAGATGGGATGGCCGAGATCCTCGCAGACCTGCTCCTTGAAGCGCAGCTTGGTGCCCAACATGCCGCGATGCCGCCGACGGATCTGCGTGCCCCCTCGAAGAAACCGTGA
- a CDS encoding response regulator transcription factor, which translates to MSANNLGAPLPRLLYAEDDQRLAEMTIEVLSEFYEVDHHADGASALKQALSKGFDVMVFDRRMPSMDGVSLLQAIRTARITTPVLLLTALDAVDDRVAGLDAGANDYLVKPFAYEELLARLRTLRRGYEAIGKRRPIGEWTLMPETQALYSPTELRYALTETETALLEALAASPERIFSREELLESVFTDASGVSSVDTYVHYLRRKTVPEIVETVRGRGYRLGAPE; encoded by the coding sequence GTGAGCGCAAACAATCTCGGAGCACCACTGCCCCGGCTGCTCTATGCCGAAGACGATCAGCGGCTCGCCGAAATGACCATCGAAGTGCTGAGCGAGTTCTACGAGGTGGATCATCACGCTGACGGCGCTTCAGCACTGAAGCAGGCCCTCAGCAAAGGGTTTGATGTGATGGTGTTTGACCGGCGCATGCCAAGTATGGACGGGGTGTCGCTGCTGCAAGCGATTCGCACCGCGAGGATCACGACCCCGGTGCTGTTGCTGACGGCGCTCGACGCTGTTGACGATCGTGTGGCCGGGCTTGATGCTGGAGCAAACGATTACCTGGTGAAGCCGTTCGCGTATGAGGAACTCTTGGCTCGCCTGCGTACCCTGCGCCGCGGCTACGAGGCGATTGGCAAGCGTCGGCCCATCGGCGAGTGGACGCTTATGCCCGAGACGCAGGCACTCTATTCCCCCACCGAGCTTCGTTATGCCCTGACCGAAACCGAGACTGCGCTGCTCGAGGCGCTTGCCGCAAGCCCGGAACGCATCTTTTCGCGCGAAGAGCTCCTCGAATCCGTGTTTACTGATGCTTCCGGCGTGAGTTCCGTCGACACGTACGTGCACTATCTCAGGCGAAAGACCGTTCCTGAAATCGTGGAAACGGTGCGGGGGCGCGGCTACCGATTGGGGGCTCCTGAATGA
- a CDS encoding winged helix DNA-binding domain-containing protein, with protein MNTTITQAELLRLRMRAQGLAGTGAADAPAGSDTASGPARIAATASRMLALQGQDWRSSRWALGVRTPGTTVADVSAAFNTGRIVRSWPMRGTIHVLAAEDIGWMQAATNRRVLAGAAKRRAQLELSDATLERLVEVAVAALSGGQSLSRDELAGTWEEAGIEVQGPWRYHTIWWMCQNNITVLGPVQDEAEPRLVLAEEWITTPRQLEGGAALCEIATRYAQARGAVTAKDLAWWSGLTMKDARQGLRLASETGSLVELESDAADGALWADPEQLAASANESSATAWLMLPSFDEHLLGYRGREAQLTPEHFERIVPGRNGMFLATIVHEGRVVGTWKRAPGKHSKILVTPFPDAEIDLTALEPEAARWSQFHGFDAATLEMGGST; from the coding sequence ATGAACACGACAATCACTCAAGCGGAGCTGCTGCGACTGCGAATGCGGGCGCAGGGACTTGCGGGAACCGGGGCCGCTGACGCCCCTGCAGGATCGGACACAGCATCCGGCCCCGCACGGATCGCCGCTACCGCCTCCCGAATGCTCGCCCTGCAGGGGCAAGACTGGCGCTCATCACGCTGGGCCTTGGGCGTGCGAACCCCCGGAACCACCGTCGCTGACGTTTCCGCAGCTTTCAACACCGGCCGCATCGTGAGGTCATGGCCGATGCGCGGCACGATCCACGTGCTCGCGGCCGAAGACATCGGGTGGATGCAAGCGGCTACCAACCGTCGTGTGCTCGCGGGCGCAGCGAAACGCCGCGCGCAACTAGAACTGAGTGATGCGACGCTTGAACGGCTCGTCGAGGTCGCAGTCGCTGCGCTCAGCGGTGGGCAGTCACTCAGCCGCGACGAGCTCGCCGGCACATGGGAAGAGGCAGGCATCGAGGTCCAGGGACCGTGGCGGTACCACACGATCTGGTGGATGTGCCAGAACAACATCACAGTGCTGGGTCCCGTGCAAGATGAGGCTGAGCCTCGGCTCGTGCTGGCTGAAGAGTGGATCACCACACCCCGTCAACTTGAGGGAGGCGCGGCGCTCTGCGAGATCGCCACGCGCTACGCCCAGGCGCGCGGCGCGGTCACCGCGAAAGATCTCGCCTGGTGGTCTGGGCTGACAATGAAAGATGCCAGGCAGGGGCTCAGGCTCGCAAGCGAGACCGGGTCACTCGTAGAGCTCGAATCAGATGCAGCGGACGGAGCCCTGTGGGCCGATCCCGAGCAGCTTGCGGCGAGCGCAAACGAGAGTTCCGCCACCGCGTGGCTAATGCTTCCCTCCTTTGACGAACATTTGCTCGGCTATAGGGGCCGCGAAGCGCAGCTTACCCCAGAGCATTTTGAGCGCATTGTGCCCGGCCGAAACGGCATGTTTCTTGCCACGATTGTGCATGAGGGGCGGGTCGTCGGCACCTGGAAACGCGCTCCGGGCAAACACAGCAAGATCCTTGTCACGCCGTTCCCAGACGCAGAAATTGATCTCACCGCGCTCGAACCCGAGGCAGCGAGGTGGTCACAGTTTCACGGATTCGATGCCGCTACGCTCGAGATGGGAGGATCCACGTGA